From the Mycoplasma putrefaciens KS1 genome, the window TCTAAAATATTAAAAAAGGGCGGTCTTTTAGAATTTAAAAGTGATAATGATCAATTATATCAATTTAGTTTAGAGCAACTAAGTTTAACTGATAAATGAGAAATTGTTTCTAAGACAAATGATTTGTATAAAGATAAGAAATTATTAGAAGATAATGTTGCTAGTGAATATGAAAATAAATTTCATAAACAAAATAAAAACATTAATAAATTAATCATTAAAAATTTAAAATAAATAATTTTAATATAGTAAAACACCAAGGTTAAGATAGTTTAATCTTGGTTTTTCTCTACTTTAATTCAGATTGACAATATTAAAAACTATCTAAAAATAGATAGAATTAAATTAGATATTTTTGAGGTAGTTATGAATGTTATTGAAAAAATTAAGCAAAATAAAACTCGTTTGTCACCACAAGAAATGAAAGTATGTGACTTTATACTTGACAATATTTCAGACTATAAAGATTTTTCTGTAAAATCTCTAGCTAAAAGATTGGATGTAAATCCTTCAGTTATTACCAAAACATTAATCAAGCTTGAGATTGGAGGTTTTAAGCAATTGATTTATAGTTTAGAAAGTAACACCACCTATTTTAAAAATCTTGTTTCAAAACCTAATAATTATTTAATTGATGATTTTCAAAAGCGACTAATTTTAAGTTTTAAACATCTACAAAATAATCTTGATCTAAATAAAATTAAACAAGCTGTTAATAAGCTTTTAAAAAGTAAAAGAATTATTATTTTTGCAACAGGTAAAACCAAAATCCTTGCTAATTTTTTATTTTTTTCACTAATAGAATTGAATTTGAATGTGCAACTTTATTCAGATTTATATGATTCAAATGCCTATCAAGCAGATAATGCTACAATTATTGTTTTGTCATTATCTGGAAATAATAGTAAAATTAATCGTTATCTTAATTTAATACATAACCAAAAAATCAATACTTTAATAGCTATTAGCTCAACTCAAACTTTCAAAACAAACATCAATTTTGATTTTCACTTTTATGGTAATAATAATGATTTTTTTATCAATGATAATAAAACAAATCCTATGATAGAAAAATATAAAGTCCAATATATTTTGGATCTCTTTATTTTAACTATTATCAACCAGATCGATGCAGATAATATAAAATTTCAAGAAAAAGTTAGAACAGCTAATTCAGTTTAGCTGTTTTTTTATAAAACTTATCAAAAATATAAAAATTCTCTAATTAGCTTTTAAATTATGCTGATTTCTAAAAAAATAAAATTAAGATAAGGAGGTAAAACTAACATGAATAAACAACCGACAAAATCTAAGTTTAGCAAGCAAAAACTAAAATCACGTTTGTCAAGTTTTAGGGCAAGTCTTGAGTCTTTTGGTCGTGCTATTTTAGTTCCAGTTACTGTTATTCCGCTACTGGCATTGATTGGTGCTATTGGATATACTGGTCAAGCTATTTTAGCTCAATTATATCCTCAAGGAAGTGGTACCAAACCTCCAGAAGCCGCAACTTTAATTGTTAATGCTATCAAAGATTTGGGAATGATTGCCATTACTAACATTGACTTTTTAGTAGCAGTTGGACTAGCTGCAGGACTAGCAAAATCAGAAAAAGTCTCAGCAGCACTTTCTGGGCTAATGGCTTATGCAGCTATTCATCTAGGAACATCACTTATGCTTAAAATTATTTATACTCCAGAACAATTAAAAGAAATAACAAAAGCATTTGGTCTAAGTATAAGATTTGGAGTGTTGTCATTTCAATATAGTGCCTTTGGTGGAATGATTGCTGGATTAATAGGATATCTGGTGCACAAATACACTTATAAATTAAAATTTCCTGAAGTACTTTCATTTTTTGGAGGACCTAAATTCTCACCAGTTGCAGCAACTTTAGTAGGATGAGTATTTGGTTTAGGTTTAGGATTTGTATGAATTTATATAAGTAAAGGGTTATATGCTTCAGGTAAAGGATTACAAAATCTAGGTGCTTTTTCACCATTCTTATATGCATCAGCAGAACGTGCTTTACTTCCATTTGGAATTCATCACGTATTAAATTTCTTTGTTTACTACACTCCTGTTGGTGCTAGTTGAAAAGCTCCTGATGGAACAACAATCGAAGGAGTAATTTCTGTCTCTCTTGCTAAATTGGCACATAACACTCCTATTTTGGCAAAAGAAACTTGAGTTATTAATGGAACTTATGTAACTAAAATTTTTAGTTTAACTGGCGCAACTCTAGCTATGTTCTTTTTAATACCTAAGAAAAATAGAAAAGTTTTTGGATCTTCAATTATTTCTGCTGGTGCAGTATCAGCACTATCAGGAGTAACTGAACCAATTGAATTTACATTCTTATTCGTAGCTCCAATTTTATATGTTGTACACGTATTTTTATCTGGATTTCAAAATATGATTATGTATCTATTAAATTTTGGAGCAGTTACAACTAGAGGTAGTGGAATTATTACTTGATTAATAGTAAATCCTGCTAACTGAAGACTAATTCAAAATGTTTGAGGAACTTGGGTTGTTGGTCCAATAATGTCTGGAATTTATTTTGTGATATTCTACTTTATGATTAAAAAGTTTAACTTCAAAACTCCAGGACGTGATGAAACAGGTCTAACTCACTTAATCACTAAAAAAGAATATAAAAAAGCCCAAGAAGACAAATCTGAAGAAAAAGAACTACAACATGAATTAGAAGAATTAACAGCAAAAGAAGCAAAAACTGCTAAAAAAGAAGAATTTGATGATGAATTTATTAATAACATTATTCAAGGTTGTGGTGGAGCTGAAAACATTAAAATTATGGCCAACTGTGTGACTAGACTAAGAGTTACAATGCATGATAAGTCTAAATTTAATAAAGAAATTGTTGATAAAACAAATCCTTATGGATACAAAGAAATTGGAGATCAGGTTCAAATTATTTACGGACCTAAAGTAACAAACATCGCAACATTGGTTCGTGAAAAGTTAGGAGTTGAGTCATAGTGCCTTGTGAGAAAATTATTGATAACATTTATCTAGGTGATCAATTTTCTAAAAAACTAGTTAACCCTAAAAAAGAATTAAAAATAAGTAATATTTTTTACAATATTTTAGCTAATAGTGATCAACCAATACTTTATAAAACAAAAAATTTTATTCTAACTGAAAATAAGTTAGCAATTAATTTATTAGATTCTCATGATTATAGAGATTTTAGTGATGATTTATTTGCTCCAGCAATTAAGTTCTTATTAGAAAATCCGCTTAATGAAAAATTATATACTCACTGTCAATTAGGAATTAGTAGAAGTGCATCAACAATTTTTATCTTTTTAGTTATTAAAAATGTTATTGATAATAACTTAGATTTCCAACAAGCTTTAAAAAAATATGTAACTGAAATTTATCCTTTTATGAAAGTTAATTTAGGAGTTTATACATATTTAAAAAATAATTATCCTTTTAATAATTTAAAACAACTAGCTAAAAAAGATTGAAAGGATCTTAAGTAATGATTTATATAGATTTTGATTGGAACACAATTAACATTTGAAATGATGATAAATTAATTAAAAGTGAAAAAGCTTTAGTATTAAGAGATTTAATCACTCAAAAGATTATTGCTATTGGTGATGCAACTGATCAAGAGATGAAAAAACCAGGTAATTTTTTATCAATTAATTGCACCGAAAACCGACACATTGGATCGCTTGAAAATTTAAAAATTAGAATCCAAACACTAATAAAAGATAATCATATTAAAAACTACAAACTAGTTAATAGATACAATACAAATATTGATTCAATTCCAAGTATTGACGAAATTACTTTTTTAAAAGTTTTAGCTAAAAATTATGATTATTATGTTGAATTTAGAAATGATGAAATAGTAATTTTTAATAATTTAATTAATAATATTGAATTTATTAACAAAGGCCGAGCATATTTACAACATAAAATCCAAAGTCTATTTTATTTAAATTTTGAAGCAACTCTAAATACTAAAAAAACTTGAGAATTAATTGAAAAAATCAATCAAAAAGAAATAATCGATAAGGTAAGTTGTCGCTCTTATACAACCGGTATTGATGTTGATATAAAAATAAAAGATCAAGATTTTCTAACTGATCCTTTTAAACAAATTCATGAGCAAATAATTAGTAAATTAAATAAAAATAGATCAGTTAAATATGATCATAGTTATCAAAAATACTTTAATTGTGTCTTATAAAAATTAGTCATAATTCAAAATATTTTAATATAATTTTTGTGGTGAGAGTATGGATAAAGTAGTTGTTTTTATAATTACAAGTAGTGTTGTTGGTTTAATTCTATTAATAATAGGTATCATACTACAAATAGTTATTAAAAAGAAAAATGAAAAAGACCTTAACTTAAGCAAAACAACTAAAAGAATCACATTTTTAAGTTTATTGTCAACTTCTTTAATAGTAGCAGGTATTTTAGTCTTAATAATTGGTGGACTTAATACATTTTTAAGTAGATAATAAACAATTATTTGATAACATTAAAGCCTTATGGCTTTTTGTTTACTTTTATTTTAGTGTTAGTTAGACTGACTATAAGAATAAATTTAATTATAATTACTAAGCTAAAATAATTATGGAGAAAGTTATGAAGAAAAATAACAAAATTTGTTCAGTAAATAAATCTAATTTTTTAAAGATATTTTTATATTTAATTTTTATTTATCCTTTTACTTTTAAAAAACAGCAAAAATATATTGATCAATTTATTAACTTTTGTTTTGACTATAAGAGATTTGATGATTTTATTAATACTTATGAGCAGCATCTTGATGATCTAAAAAATAAAAATATTAATAAGGCTCTAATTAAAAAAGAGCAAATCAAAGAATTCGAATTAACTAATCAACATGGTGAAATCAGTTGTCTAAAAATTACAAATAATCATTCTAAAAAATGAGTTATTGGGTTACACGGTTGAACTGAAAATAAATATTTAGCTTTAAGATTGGTTCAACAATTTCTAAAAGATGATTATAATATTCTGACTTTTGATCAATTTGCACATGGTAAAAGTTATGGAGAATTTACTGATACTGGTCAAAGTACTATAGAAATGATAGACACAGTTATTAAATACTTAAAAGAAATAGAACAAGCTCAGGAAATTGGAATGATTGGAAATAGTATGGGTGCTAGTACTTCAGTTTTATTTGCTCAAACTTCAAATTATAAAAATCAAATTAACTGGATTGTAGCTGATTGTGGTTTTTCTAATTTAATAAGACAATTCAGATGATATATGTCTACACAATTATTTAAAAAAGATTGATGAAAAATAAGTATTGGGGTAGCCAAAAAATTTAATAAGCATGTTTCGACTGATGTTAGAAATTATGATTTATTAAAAAAGATGAATCAAGTTAAAACACCAATTTTATTTATTCATTCTAAAGGTGATACTTTTATTAATTATTTAATGAGTGTGGAAATGTATCAAAAAGCAAATCAAGATATTACTTTTATTTGAACACCACCAAAAAGTGAGCATGTTAGAACAATTGCTGAATATCCAGAAAAGTACTATAAAGAGGTCAAGAAATTTATCAAAAGAACAATGCACAAAATATCATAATTTGTTAGTTTTATCAACTTAATTTTCAATATAAAAATATTTTTAGATTTTATTAATTTTTCTGTTTTTAAATTAAACTGCTTTTAAAAAAATATAATTATAAGAAGAGAATTAATTTCTAAACTAGTTACTAATAGTGGAGGAAGATATGTCAAAAGAGCAAAAATATTACAATCAGTCTGTTAGCCCAGTAGAGTTTATTCAAAAGAACTTTAAGGGTAATCTGAGATCAGTTAACTGAAACGTAATCAATGATGAAAAAGATCTAGAAGTTTGAAATAGAATTACTCAAAATTTTTGATTACCTGAAAAAATTCCTGTTTCTAATGATTTAAGTTCCTGAAGAAGTTTAACTCCAGAATGACAACAATTAATAACTAGAACTTTTACTGGTTTAACTTTACTAGACACAGTTCAAGCAACTGTTGGTGATGTCAGACAAATTGATAATTCTTTAACTGATCACGAGCAAGTAATTTATTCTAATTTTGCATTTATGGTTGCAGTGCATGCAAGATCATATGGAACAATTTTTTCAACACTTTGTTCAAGTGAACAAATTGAAGAAGCTCATGAATGAGTTGTTAAGACTGAATCACTACAAAAAAGAGCAAAAGCTTTAATTCCATACTATGCAGGAGATGATCCTTTAAAATCTAAAGTTGCTGCTGCCTTAATGCCTGGTTTTTTATTATATGGTGGATTTTACTTACCATTTTACCTATCAGCTAGAGCAAAATTACCAAACACTTGTGATATTGTTAGACTAATTCTAAGAGATAAAGTTATTCATAATTACTATAGTGGTTATAAATACCAGCAAAAAGTAGCTAAATTATCAGAAGCAAAACAAACAGAAATGAAAAAGTTTGTATTTGATTTAATGTATGAACTAATTGATTTAGAAACTAAGTATTTAGAAGAATTATACGCAGGGTTTGGAATTGTTGATGATGCTATTAGATTTAGTATTTATAATGCAGGTAAATTTTTACAAAATCTAGGATATGATTCACCATTTAGCGAAGAAGAAACAAAAATTGAACCTGAAATATTTAATCAGTTATCAGCAAGAGCTGATGAAAATCATGACTTTTTTTCAGGTAATGGTTCATCATATGTTATGGGAGTTTCAGTAGAAACTGAAGATGAGGATTGAGAATTTTAGGAGACTACTATTATGCATAATAATGTCAAACTAGTTAGTGATAAAGATGTTGTCAAACCAAAGGGAAAACCTTTTATGGTTTATTTTTCATCAATATCAAATAATACTCATAGATTTGTGCAAAAACTAGAAATTGAAAATTTAAGAATTCCATATGAATTAGAAGATTCAATTAAAGTCGATAAAGACTATGTTTTATGTACCCCAACTTATAGTGGTGGAGGCGAACACTTAGCTGGTGCTGTTCCAAAACAGGTGATTAAGTTTTTAAATGATCCAGATAATCGCAAATTTTGTAAAGGAGTAATTGCCTCAGGAAACACCAATTTTGGTGACACTTTTGGGATTGCAGGACCAATTATTTCTAAAAAATTAAATGTTCCGTTTTTATATCAATTTGAATTGCTAGGTACACAACATGACGTAATACAAATCAAAGAAATATTAAACAAGTTTTGAGAAGAGGGAAATAATGAAAGATAGTAAAGAACTTATATTAGATGATTCTAACGATGAGTACATTAAATTAAATGCTAGATCCAAGATATTTGCAAAGGGTCAAGATAATTTCAAACTAGATGTTCAAGCCGCTAAATCTTATATTACTAATCATATTGAGCCAAGATTAATGCAATTTGATGATCTAAAACAAAGAATCGATTATTTAGTAGCAAATGAATACTACGACAAGCAAATACTAGATAAATATCAATTTGAAGAAATCACAGAATTAGACGATTATGCTAAATCATTTAATCATTCCTTTCCAAGTTTTATGGGTGCACTAAAATTTTTTAATGCTTATGCTTTAAAAACTTTTGATGGTGAGAAATATCTAGAAACATATACAGATCGTGCTTTAATGAATGCATTATTTTTAGGTAATGGTAGTTATCAAAAAGCTAAAAATATCTTAAAAAATATTATGTTAGGACGTTTTCAACCTGCAACGCCTACTTTTTTAAATGCCGGTAAAAAGCATAGAGGAGAATATGTTTCATGTTATCTATTAAGAACTGAAGATAATATGGAATCAATATGTAGAACTATTTCTACTTCTTTACAACTTTCAAAAAGAGGTGGAGGAGTTGCAGTTTGTTTAACTAATTTACGTGAAACTGGTTCACCTATTAAAAATATTGATGGGTTAAGTTCTGGACCTATTCCGGTTATGAAAATTCTAGAAGATTCATTTACATATGCTGATCAACTAGGGCAACGTCAAGGAGCTGGAGCAGTTTATATTTCAGCTCATCATCCAGACATTATTTCATTTTTAGATACTAAAAGAGAAAATGCTGATGAGAAAATCAGAATTAAATCTTTATCACTAGGAGTTGTTATTCCTGATATTACTTTTGAACTAGCGAGAGAAAATAAAGAAATGGCACTATTTAGTCCTTATGATGTTCAAAAAGTTTATGGAGTTGCATTATCTGATATTTCAATTACTGAAAAATATTATGAAATGTTAGAAAATCCAAACATTAAAAAAACATTTATAAGTGCTAGAAAATTATTTTTAACAATTGCAGAGTTACATTTTGAAAGTGGTTATCCATACTTATTATTTGAAGATACAGTTAACCGTAGAAATGCTCATGATAAAAAGGGGAGAATTATTATGAGTAACTTATGTAGTGAAATTGTACAAGTAAGTACTCCAAGTCAATACAATCAAGATTTATCATTTACAAAAATTGGTGAAGATATTTGTTGTAATTTAGGGAGCTTAAACATAGATAAAATGATGAAGGCTGGTAAAGAATTCGAAGAAGCTGTTGATATTTCAATCACTGCATTAGACGTTGTATCAAGAAATTCTGATTTAGATTGCGCTCCATCAATTAAATTTGGAAATGCAAATAATCATGCAGTTGGATTAGGAGCAATGAATTTACACGGATTTTTAGCAACTAATGCTATTATGTATGATTCACCTGAAGCTGTTGATTTTACAAATATCTTCTTTTATACACTTGCTTATAATGCCTTTAAAGCTTCAAATAGATTAGCTAAAGAATTTGGAAAATTTAATTCTTTTGATGAGTCAAGATTTGCTGATGGTTCATGATTTGAAAAATACACAAAATGCCAAGCTGATAAATGAACTCCAGCTACTAAAAAAGTTGAAGAGTTATTTAAGCATTATCAAGTTGAAATTCCTACACAAACACAATGGATCGAACTAGTTGAAGAGATTAAAAAGACTGGATTAGCAAATTCACACTTAATGGCTGTTGCTCCAACTGGTTCAATTAGTTATTTATCATCATGTACACCTTCTTTACAACCTGTTGTTTCAACAGTTGAAGTTAGAAAAGAAGGAAAACTAGGTAGAGTTTATGTTCCGGCTTATCAAATTAATTTTGATAATATGGGTTATTATGCAGTTGGTGCTTATGAAATGGGTCCAGATCCAATCATTAACATAGCTGCAGCAGCCCAACAGCATGTTGATCAGGCTATTTCATTAACTTTATTTATGACTGACAAAGCAACAACAAGAGATTTAAACCGTGCTTATATTAATGCCTTTAAACAAGGATGCGCATCAATTTATTATGTAAGGATTCGTCAAGATGTTTTAGAAGATAGCGAAAATTATGAATGTGATGCATGCAAAATTTAGAATTAACTGAAATAAACACTAATAATAAATTACTTAAACTCACAATTATTTTGTGAGTTTTTATTTTTATTATTTTTAGAATAATAACTGGCTTTTTAATTAATTTTAAATGACTATAAATAATGATTAACTGAATATCTCTTAAACAAAACTAAAACACAAAGTAATTTTAGATAATTTATTTTAACTACACGTAATTGTTTAAAGTAAAAAGCACAATAAAAAAAGCAAAATCTTTTAATTAAATATTTTATAAAAAAAGACTAACTCACGTTAGTCTCTAATTATATTATTTTTCAATTGAAATAACTGTTCCAGCCCCAATTGTTCTTCCACCTTCACGGATTGAGAATTTTGTTCCTTCTTCGATAGCAACTGGTTTAATTAATGTAATTTCCATTTCAACGTTGTCACCTGGCATAACCATATCTGTTCCTTCTGGTAAAGTAACTTCTCCAGTAACATCAGTTGTACGGAAGTAGAATTGAGGACGGTATTTATTAAAGAATGGTTTATGACGTCCACCTTCTTCTTGAGTTAATGCATAAACAGATGCTTTTAGTTTTGTGTGAGGTTTAATTGTACCTGGTTTAGCTAAAACTTGTCCACGTTCAATTGAGTTTCTGTCAACACCACGTAATAGTGCTCCTACATTATCTCCAGCTTCAGCAAAGTCTAACAGTTTTCTGAACATTTCTAATCCAGTAACAACTGTTTTAGTTGGTTCTTCTTTTAATCCAATGATTTCAACTTCTTCATTTACTTTAACTGTTCCACGTTCAACACGTCCAGTAGCAACAGTTCCACGCCCAGTAATTGTAAATACATCTTCAACTGGCATTAAGAAAGTTTTATCAGACTCTCTTTGAGGAGTTGGAATGTATTCATCAACTGCAGCCATTAATTCATTAATTGCTCCAACTCATTTAGCATCACCATTTAATGCTCCTAAAGCTGAACCTCTAATAACTGGTGCTCCTTCTCCATCAAAGTCGTATTCAGTTAATAGATCTCTGATTTCCATTTCAACTAGATCGATCATTTCATCATCATCAACCATATCACATTTATTTAAGAAAACAACAATTTTTGGAACTCCAACTTGTCTTGATAAAAGAATGTGTTCTCTTGTTTGAGGCATTGGTCCATCAGTTGCAGCAACTACCAAGATAGCTCCATCCATTTGAGCTGCTCCAGTAATCATGTTTTTAACATAATCAGCATGACCTGGACAATCTACGTGTGCGTAGTGTCTGTTTTTTGTTTTGTATTCAACGTGTGAAGTGTTGATTGTAATTCCACGTTCTCTTTCTTCTGGTGCATTATCAATGTTAGCATAATCTTTAAATTCTGCTCCACCTTGTTCTGACAAAACTTTAGTAATTGCAGCAGTTAAAGTAGTTTTACCGTGGTCAACGTGTCCAATAGTACCAATATTAACGTGAGGTAAACTACGGTCAAATTGTTCTTTTGCCATTTTTATATAACTCTCCTTATTCTAATGAATTAACCAAGCATAATAGATAGAATCTACTATCTTATTTATGCCCCCGTAGGGGCGCTAATTTTATTTTATATTTTACACTTTATAATTAGCAAAAACAAAGTAATTATTTACCTGATTTCTTAATAATTTCTTCAGCAATTGATTTAGGTGCTTCAGCATAATGACTAAATATCATTGTGTAATTTCCACGTCCTTGAGTAAATGAACGTAGTTCAGTAGCATACCCAAACATTTCTGTTAATGGGACTTTTGACTTAACAGTTTGAGCATTTCCTCTTTGTTCAGAACCTTCAATTAATCCGCGTTTTGATGAAATATTTCCCATAACATCCCCATAATATTCATCTGGAACTGTTACTTCAACATTCATAATTGGTTCTAAAACAACAGGATTCATTTTCTTAACAGCTTCTTTTAATGCTAGTGAAGCAGCAATTTTATAAGCCATTTCATTTGAGTCAACATCATGCATTGATCCATCAACAATTGTTGCTTTAACATCAATCATTGGATATCCAGCAATAACTCCATTTTGTAGTGCGTTTTCTAATCCAGCGCGAGCTGCATTGATGTATTCTTTAGAAATACGTCCTCCAGTAATTTTGTCAACTCATTCAAATCCCTTATCAGGGTTTGGTTCAAATTCAATCACAACATGACCATATGAACCACGTCCTCCTGATTGTTTAATATATTTACCTTCAGATTTTCCTGGTAACTTAACAGTTTCACGATATGAAACTTGTGGAGCTCCAACGTTTGTTTCAACGTTAAATTCACGTCTCATACGATCAAC encodes:
- a CDS encoding alpha/beta hydrolase, which codes for MKKNNKICSVNKSNFLKIFLYLIFIYPFTFKKQQKYIDQFINFCFDYKRFDDFINTYEQHLDDLKNKNINKALIKKEQIKEFELTNQHGEISCLKITNNHSKKWVIGLHGWTENKYLALRLVQQFLKDDYNILTFDQFAHGKSYGEFTDTGQSTIEMIDTVIKYLKEIEQAQEIGMIGNSMGASTSVLFAQTSNYKNQINWIVADCGFSNLIRQFRWYMSTQLFKKDWWKISIGVAKKFNKHVSTDVRNYDLLKKMNQVKTPILFIHSKGDTFINYLMSVEMYQKANQDITFIWTPPKSEHVRTIAEYPEKYYKEVKKFIKRTMHKIS
- the nrdF gene encoding class 1b ribonucleoside-diphosphate reductase subunit beta, yielding MSKEQKYYNQSVSPVEFIQKNFKGNLRSVNWNVINDEKDLEVWNRITQNFWLPEKIPVSNDLSSWRSLTPEWQQLITRTFTGLTLLDTVQATVGDVRQIDNSLTDHEQVIYSNFAFMVAVHARSYGTIFSTLCSSEQIEEAHEWVVKTESLQKRAKALIPYYAGDDPLKSKVAAALMPGFLLYGGFYLPFYLSARAKLPNTCDIVRLILRDKVIHNYYSGYKYQQKVAKLSEAKQTEMKKFVFDLMYELIDLETKYLEELYAGFGIVDDAIRFSIYNAGKFLQNLGYDSPFSEEETKIEPEIFNQLSARADENHDFFSGNGSSYVMGVSVETEDEDWEF
- a CDS encoding dual specificity protein phosphatase family protein codes for the protein MPCEKIIDNIYLGDQFSKKLVNPKKELKISNIFYNILANSDQPILYKTKNFILTENKLAINLLDSHDYRDFSDDLFAPAIKFLLENPLNEKLYTHCQLGISRSASTIFIFLVIKNVIDNNLDFQQALKKYVTEIYPFMKVNLGVYTYLKNNYPFNNLKQLAKKDWKDLK
- the nrdE gene encoding class 1b ribonucleoside-diphosphate reductase subunit alpha — its product is MKDSKELILDDSNDEYIKLNARSKIFAKGQDNFKLDVQAAKSYITNHIEPRLMQFDDLKQRIDYLVANEYYDKQILDKYQFEEITELDDYAKSFNHSFPSFMGALKFFNAYALKTFDGEKYLETYTDRALMNALFLGNGSYQKAKNILKNIMLGRFQPATPTFLNAGKKHRGEYVSCYLLRTEDNMESICRTISTSLQLSKRGGGVAVCLTNLRETGSPIKNIDGLSSGPIPVMKILEDSFTYADQLGQRQGAGAVYISAHHPDIISFLDTKRENADEKIRIKSLSLGVVIPDITFELARENKEMALFSPYDVQKVYGVALSDISITEKYYEMLENPNIKKTFISARKLFLTIAELHFESGYPYLLFEDTVNRRNAHDKKGRIIMSNLCSEIVQVSTPSQYNQDLSFTKIGEDICCNLGSLNIDKMMKAGKEFEEAVDISITALDVVSRNSDLDCAPSIKFGNANNHAVGLGAMNLHGFLATNAIMYDSPEAVDFTNIFFYTLAYNAFKASNRLAKEFGKFNSFDESRFADGSWFEKYTKCQADKWTPATKKVEELFKHYQVEIPTQTQWIELVEEIKKTGLANSHLMAVAPTGSISYLSSCTPSLQPVVSTVEVRKEGKLGRVYVPAYQINFDNMGYYAVGAYEMGPDPIINIAAAAQQHVDQAISLTLFMTDKATTRDLNRAYINAFKQGCASIYYVRIRQDVLEDSENYECDACKI
- the nrdI gene encoding class Ib ribonucleoside-diphosphate reductase assembly flavoprotein NrdI yields the protein MHNNVKLVSDKDVVKPKGKPFMVYFSSISNNTHRFVQKLEIENLRIPYELEDSIKVDKDYVLCTPTYSGGGEHLAGAVPKQVIKFLNDPDNRKFCKGVIASGNTNFGDTFGIAGPIISKKLNVPFLYQFELLGTQHDVIQIKEILNKFWEEGNNER
- the tuf gene encoding elongation factor Tu, which gives rise to MAKEQFDRSLPHVNIGTIGHVDHGKTTLTAAITKVLSEQGGAEFKDYANIDNAPEERERGITINTSHVEYKTKNRHYAHVDCPGHADYVKNMITGAAQMDGAILVVAATDGPMPQTREHILLSRQVGVPKIVVFLNKCDMVDDDEMIDLVEMEIRDLLTEYDFDGEGAPVIRGSALGALNGDAKWVGAINELMAAVDEYIPTPQRESDKTFLMPVEDVFTITGRGTVATGRVERGTVKVNEEVEIIGLKEEPTKTVVTGLEMFRKLLDFAEAGDNVGALLRGVDRNSIERGQVLAKPGTIKPHTKLKASVYALTQEEGGRHKPFFNKYRPQFYFRTTDVTGEVTLPEGTDMVMPGDNVEMEITLIKPVAIEEGTKFSIREGGRTIGAGTVISIEK
- a CDS encoding MurR/RpiR family transcriptional regulator; the encoded protein is MNVIEKIKQNKTRLSPQEMKVCDFILDNISDYKDFSVKSLAKRLDVNPSVITKTLIKLEIGGFKQLIYSLESNTTYFKNLVSKPNNYLIDDFQKRLILSFKHLQNNLDLNKIKQAVNKLLKSKRIIIFATGKTKILANFLFFSLIELNLNVQLYSDLYDSNAYQADNATIIVLSLSGNNSKINRYLNLIHNQKINTLIAISSTQTFKTNINFDFHFYGNNNDFFINDNKTNPMIEKYKVQYILDLFILTIINQIDADNIKFQEKVRTANSV
- a CDS encoding PTS transporter subunit EIIC, with translation MNKQPTKSKFSKQKLKSRLSSFRASLESFGRAILVPVTVIPLLALIGAIGYTGQAILAQLYPQGSGTKPPEAATLIVNAIKDLGMIAITNIDFLVAVGLAAGLAKSEKVSAALSGLMAYAAIHLGTSLMLKIIYTPEQLKEITKAFGLSIRFGVLSFQYSAFGGMIAGLIGYLVHKYTYKLKFPEVLSFFGGPKFSPVAATLVGWVFGLGLGFVWIYISKGLYASGKGLQNLGAFSPFLYASAERALLPFGIHHVLNFFVYYTPVGASWKAPDGTTIEGVISVSLAKLAHNTPILAKETWVINGTYVTKIFSLTGATLAMFFLIPKKNRKVFGSSIISAGAVSALSGVTEPIEFTFLFVAPILYVVHVFLSGFQNMIMYLLNFGAVTTRGSGIITWLIVNPANWRLIQNVWGTWVVGPIMSGIYFVIFYFMIKKFNFKTPGRDETGLTHLITKKEYKKAQEDKSEEKELQHELEELTAKEAKTAKKEEFDDEFINNIIQGCGGAENIKIMANCVTRLRVTMHDKSKFNKEIVDKTNPYGYKEIGDQVQIIYGPKVTNIATLVREKLGVES